The Candidatus Anaeroferrophillus wilburensis genome window below encodes:
- a CDS encoding DUF4405 domain-containing protein, with amino-acid sequence MNGRKITSLTLVLSGILLLLTSIMLYISPHGRVAYWTDWHLWGISRPQWGSLHINLGLLFLLAGVLHAFYNWKPIMAYLKNKARELRVFTLHFNLALGLVLVVTLGTYWEMPPMSSVIGLGDLITAVADEKYGEPPYGHAELSSLKMFVKKTNLDLEKAKELLQAAGVELAGDQQTIGDLARANKMTPKALYAIMKPAEIKTTGMVFPDAPAPGFGRRLLADVCAEFNLDLPTVVQSLKAQGMTVDPAASIIAIAERNGVNPMTVFEILRQVATGS; translated from the coding sequence ATGAATGGTAGAAAAATCACCTCCCTGACCTTGGTGCTTTCGGGTATCTTACTCCTGCTCACCAGCATTATGCTCTACATCTCTCCCCACGGCCGGGTGGCCTACTGGACTGACTGGCACCTGTGGGGGATATCAAGACCCCAGTGGGGCAGCCTGCACATCAATCTTGGCCTGCTTTTTTTGCTGGCCGGGGTGCTCCACGCTTTTTACAACTGGAAGCCGATTATGGCTTATCTGAAAAACAAGGCTAGGGAGTTGAGAGTTTTTACCCTTCATTTCAACCTGGCTCTGGGACTGGTGCTGGTGGTCACCCTGGGAACTTATTGGGAAATGCCGCCCATGAGTTCAGTTATCGGGCTTGGCGATCTGATCACCGCCGTTGCTGACGAAAAATATGGTGAGCCGCCTTACGGCCATGCCGAACTTTCCTCGCTGAAAATGTTTGTTAAAAAGACAAATCTTGACTTGGAAAAGGCCAAGGAACTGCTGCAGGCAGCCGGAGTGGAACTGGCTGGTGACCAGCAGACCATCGGTGATTTGGCCAGAGCCAACAAGATGACTCCAAAAGCGTTATATGCGATCATGAAACCGGCGGAGATTAAAACCACCGGCATGGTATTTCCCGATGCTCCGGCCCCCGGTTTCGGCCGCCGGCTGCTGGCCGATGTCTGCGCCGAGTTCAACCTTGATCTTCCCACTGTGGTCCAGAGCCTGAAAGCCCAGGGGATGACCGTTGACCCGGCAGCCAGTATTATTGCCATTGCCGAGCGTAACGGGGTCAATCCCATGACTGTCTTTGAAATTCTCCGCCAGGTGGCAACTGGTTCATAG
- the ettA gene encoding energy-dependent translational throttle protein EttA: protein MSTEPNKIIYSMIKVSKRYDNKPVLKDISLSYFYGAKIGVLGLNGSGKSTLLRILAGVEQEFDGQTTIAPGLTVGLLEQEPKLDDSLTVRQVVEQGAQETVDLLAEFNRINEQFAEPMSDDEMEKLIARQGQVQEKLDALDAWDLDSRLEMAMDALRCPPGEAEVKVLSGGERRRVALCRLLLQEPDILLLDEPTNHLDAETVAWLEHHLQRYQGTVIAVTHDRYFLDNVAGWILELDRGEGIPWKGNYSSWLEQKEKRLAQEEKEESKRRRTLQHELEWIRMSPKGRHAKAKARIKSYEELLGSAGEQRTRDLEIYIPPGPRLGKMVIEADSLAKSFGDRLLFEGLTFSLPPGGIVGVIGPNGAGKTTLFNMITGKEKADKGTIRLGESVKLAYVDQSRDDLNPEDSIWQAIAGGQDIIQLGSREMNSRAYVGRFNFSGAEQQKKVGLMSGGQRNRVHLARMLKEGANVILLDEPTNDLDVNTLRALEEALENFAGCAVVISHDRWFLDRIATHILAFEGDSQVVWFDGNYSDYEADRKARLGAAAEHPHRIKYRHLTRE, encoded by the coding sequence ATGAGTACGGAACCGAACAAGATCATCTATTCCATGATCAAGGTCAGCAAGCGCTATGACAATAAGCCGGTGTTGAAAGATATCAGCCTGTCCTATTTTTACGGTGCCAAGATCGGCGTCTTGGGCCTGAATGGCTCGGGGAAATCAACGTTGCTGAGGATTCTCGCCGGGGTCGAGCAAGAATTTGACGGCCAGACCACCATCGCCCCAGGGCTGACGGTTGGCCTGCTGGAACAGGAGCCGAAGCTGGATGACTCCCTCACCGTCCGCCAGGTGGTGGAACAGGGTGCCCAGGAAACCGTCGATCTGCTGGCGGAATTCAATCGCATCAACGAACAGTTTGCCGAACCCATGTCCGATGATGAGATGGAAAAGCTCATCGCCCGCCAGGGACAGGTCCAGGAGAAGCTGGACGCTCTGGATGCCTGGGACCTTGACTCACGGCTGGAAATGGCCATGGATGCCCTCCGCTGTCCTCCCGGAGAGGCGGAAGTCAAGGTTCTGTCCGGCGGCGAGCGGCGGCGGGTGGCCTTGTGTCGGCTGCTGCTCCAGGAGCCTGATATCCTGCTGCTGGATGAGCCCACCAACCACCTGGATGCGGAAACGGTGGCCTGGCTGGAGCATCATCTGCAGCGTTACCAGGGGACGGTTATTGCGGTTACCCATGACCGCTACTTTCTCGATAATGTGGCTGGCTGGATTCTTGAACTGGACCGGGGCGAAGGGATTCCCTGGAAAGGCAATTACTCCTCCTGGCTGGAACAGAAGGAAAAACGTTTGGCCCAGGAGGAGAAGGAGGAGTCCAAACGGCGTCGGACCCTGCAGCATGAGCTGGAGTGGATCAGGATGAGTCCTAAAGGGCGGCATGCCAAAGCCAAAGCCCGCATCAAGTCGTATGAGGAGTTGCTGGGCAGCGCCGGGGAGCAGCGGACCAGGGATTTGGAAATCTACATCCCCCCCGGTCCACGGCTGGGGAAGATGGTGATTGAGGCGGATAGCCTTGCTAAAAGTTTCGGCGACCGTCTGCTGTTTGAAGGATTGACCTTTTCCCTGCCACCGGGGGGCATTGTCGGGGTCATTGGTCCCAACGGTGCCGGCAAAACCACCCTTTTCAACATGATTACCGGCAAGGAAAAAGCTGACAAAGGAACCATCCGCCTTGGCGAGTCGGTGAAGCTGGCCTATGTGGACCAGAGCCGTGATGACCTGAACCCTGAGGATAGCATTTGGCAGGCGATTGCCGGCGGGCAGGATATCATTCAGCTCGGCAGCCGGGAGATGAACTCCCGCGCCTATGTCGGCCGTTTCAACTTTTCCGGTGCCGAACAGCAGAAAAAAGTCGGGTTGATGTCAGGGGGGCAGCGAAACCGGGTCCACCTGGCCCGGATGCTCAAGGAGGGGGCCAACGTTATTCTCCTGGATGAGCCCACCAATGACCTGGATGTCAATACTCTGCGGGCCCTGGAAGAGGCACTGGAAAATTTTGCCGGTTGTGCGGTGGTGATCAGCCATGACCGCTGGTTTCTTGACCGGATTGCCACCCATATCCTTGCTTTTGAAGGGGACAGTCAGGTGGTCTGGTTTGATGGCAACTATTCCGACTATGAAGCCGATCGCAAGGCCCGCCTGGGAGCAGCGGCCGAGCATCCCCACCGGATCAAGTACCGTCACCTGACCAGGGAGTAA
- a CDS encoding amino acid-binding protein — translation MVRTEISLFLKNAPGELARLTLMLAENKINIDAITIQDATSYVNELFKARGKTLKRHATAASYGMIQKDSENYALVRLLVNDTDKTLDLLSQGGYLYEITPVMALELENHPGSLAATAQKIGDAGININYVYGSVSPAEGKTLFIFCPEDIDMAAKAFQKD, via the coding sequence ATGGTTCGCACGGAAATTTCCCTTTTTCTGAAAAACGCCCCCGGAGAACTGGCCAGGCTGACCTTGATGCTGGCCGAAAACAAGATCAATATTGACGCCATCACCATCCAGGATGCCACCAGCTATGTCAATGAGCTGTTCAAAGCGCGGGGAAAAACCCTGAAACGCCATGCCACCGCCGCCAGTTACGGCATGATCCAGAAGGATTCGGAAAACTACGCTCTGGTCCGGCTGCTGGTTAATGACACCGACAAAACCCTCGACCTCCTCTCCCAGGGAGGCTATCTCTATGAGATTACCCCGGTGATGGCCCTTGAGCTGGAGAACCACCCCGGGTCACTGGCGGCCACCGCCCAGAAGATCGGTGACGCGGGCATCAATATCAACTATGTCTATGGCTCGGTTTCCCCGGCTGAAGGAAAAACCCTGTTCATTTTCTGTCCGGAAGATATCGACATGGCGGCCAAAGCCTTTCAGAAGGACTGA
- a CDS encoding peptide chain release factor 3, which produces MSRQHTKEVNRRRTFGIISHPDAGKTTLTEKLLLFGGAIQLAGAVKSRKASRHATSDWMSVEQERGISVTTSVMQFNYRDLEINLLDTPGHQDFSEDTYRVLTAVDSALMVIDSAKGVEPQTKKLMEVCRMRNTPIITFINKLDREGMTPLDLLADIENSLQIECAPLSWPIGMGKNFKGVYNLYRKELLLYAPGRDSRAQGGVAISDLNNPLLDELLGRQADELREEIELLEGAANPFELEHYLKDNQTPVFFGSAINNFGVRELLDAFVEMAPVPGPRMAREREVSPLEESFSGFVFKIQANMDPAHRNRIAFLRICSGTFKRGMKVMHHRLGKEVTIANAIIFMAQNRANVEEAYPGDIIGIHNHGTIKIGDTFTDGELLKFTGIPNFAPDHFRLVRLKNPLKVKQLQKGLTQLAEEGAVQVFRPLVGGDYILGAVGMLQFEVTMARLKAEYGVDAVYEPTAHVTARWLACGDKKKLDAFVKSKQTMLARDAEGYLTYLAPSQWRLDIDREDWPDIVFNKTREHD; this is translated from the coding sequence GTGAGCAGGCAACATACAAAAGAGGTGAATCGGCGGCGGACGTTTGGCATTATCAGCCATCCTGATGCCGGGAAAACAACCTTGACCGAAAAACTGTTGCTGTTTGGCGGTGCCATCCAGCTGGCCGGGGCGGTAAAGTCGCGCAAGGCGTCCCGGCACGCCACCAGTGACTGGATGTCCGTGGAACAGGAACGTGGCATTTCGGTGACTACTTCCGTAATGCAATTCAACTACCGCGATCTGGAGATCAACCTCCTGGACACCCCCGGTCACCAGGATTTTTCCGAAGATACCTACCGGGTGCTGACTGCGGTTGACAGTGCTTTGATGGTGATCGACAGCGCCAAGGGGGTGGAGCCCCAGACCAAGAAACTGATGGAAGTCTGCCGGATGCGCAACACCCCCATCATTACCTTCATCAACAAGCTCGACCGGGAGGGCATGACTCCTCTGGACCTGCTGGCGGATATCGAGAACAGCCTGCAGATTGAGTGCGCCCCCCTCTCCTGGCCCATCGGTATGGGGAAGAATTTCAAAGGGGTCTACAACCTCTACCGCAAGGAGCTTCTCCTCTACGCCCCGGGTCGTGATAGCAGGGCGCAGGGCGGAGTGGCGATCAGCGATCTTAATAATCCCCTGCTGGATGAACTGCTGGGCCGTCAGGCGGATGAACTGCGGGAGGAGATTGAACTGCTGGAAGGGGCGGCCAATCCCTTTGAACTGGAACACTATCTGAAAGACAACCAGACGCCGGTCTTTTTCGGCAGCGCCATCAATAATTTTGGCGTCCGGGAACTGCTGGATGCTTTTGTGGAGATGGCTCCGGTTCCGGGGCCTCGAATGGCCCGTGAGCGGGAAGTATCGCCCCTGGAGGAGTCTTTTTCAGGTTTTGTCTTTAAAATCCAGGCCAATATGGACCCCGCCCACCGCAATCGCATCGCGTTTCTGCGCATCTGCTCCGGTACTTTCAAGCGGGGTATGAAAGTGATGCACCACCGTCTGGGCAAAGAGGTGACCATTGCCAACGCCATTATCTTTATGGCCCAGAACCGGGCCAACGTCGAGGAGGCCTATCCCGGTGATATTATCGGCATCCACAACCATGGGACGATCAAAATCGGCGATACCTTTACTGATGGCGAGTTGCTCAAGTTCACCGGCATCCCCAATTTTGCCCCGGACCATTTCCGCCTGGTGCGGCTGAAAAACCCCTTGAAGGTGAAACAGCTTCAGAAAGGACTGACCCAGCTGGCTGAGGAAGGGGCGGTGCAGGTTTTCCGTCCCCTGGTGGGTGGTGACTACATTCTCGGGGCGGTGGGGATGCTCCAGTTTGAGGTGACCATGGCCCGCCTCAAGGCCGAGTATGGCGTTGATGCCGTGTATGAACCGACCGCCCATGTGACGGCCCGCTGGCTGGCCTGCGGTGATAAAAAGAAGTTGGATGCCTTTGTCAAGAGCAAACAGACGATGCTCGCCCGTGACGCTGAAGGCTATCTGACGTACCTGGCTCCAAGCCAGTGGCGGCTGGATATCGACCGGGAGGACTGGCCCGATATTGTCTTCAACAAGACGAGGGAGCATGACTGA